A part of Aspergillus flavus chromosome 1, complete sequence genomic DNA contains:
- a CDS encoding MFS multidrug transporter, protein MTDEKRNAEYGEQQTVSGHSSVRYRTADEKEGNQKHDIEQKKPFPATESENTHDPNEVDWDGPADPHNPRNWSAWRRGMLVGIITCVVFSTSIASSAVAPAVPQILREFNSNNAEIGTLVVTIELLGTGVGPILMGPMSEVVGRRIIYNCANVGFSAFTIGCALTPSLGGLVVLRFLQGCAASCSLNNAGGTISDLVPIHRRGFAMSMYSVGFLLGPAVGPVAGSFLAAAKGWRWVFWLLLILNGTMGVICALTYTETYAPVILERKVKKLRKKTGNQALYAKDQRQLPVRTVLKRAITRPVKMFLFCPVVTGLAVYNAVVYGFTYLLFSTFSVVFEDQYHFDQGRLGLVYLGLAIGFLVSLSIASVVNDRTHARLSRKHGAPKPEFRLESLIYGAIAIPIGFFIYGWTAQYYVDSAVPIVATGIVGFGVMFTFIPFNVYMIDAYTKYAASAIAAGNILRSLSAALLPLVGVPLYNRLGYGWGNSLLAFVSLGLGAMSLLFRKYGEEWRRKFSVRLD, encoded by the exons ATGACTgatgaaaagagaaatgcaGAATATGGCGAGCAACAG ACCGTTTCGGGACACTCTTCAGTAAGGTATAGGACCgctgatgagaaagaaggaaatcaAAAACACGATATCGAGCAAAAGAAGCCCTTTCCTGCCACAGAGAGTGAAAATACCCACGATCCGAATGAGGTGGACTGGGATGGACCCGCCGATCCTCACAATCCCCGTAACTGGTCCGCTTGGAGACGAGGCATGCTTGTCGGTATCATTACTTGTGTTGTCTTCTCGAC GTCGATAGCCTCTTCAGCGGTTGCCCCTGCAGTTCCTCAGATACTGAGGGAGTTCAACTCGAACAATGCGGAGATTGGAACTTTGGTCGTTACCATTGAG CTGCTGGGCACCGGCGTAGGCCCAATTCTCATGGGACCCATGTCTGAAGTCGTTGGCCGTCGGATCATTTACAATTGTGCCAATGTCGGATTCAGTGCTTTCACAATTGGGTGTGCCCTAACGCCGTCTTTAGGGGGACTGGTAGTATTGCGCTTCCTGCAGGGATGTGCTGCCTCGTGCTCTCTCAACAACGCCGGAGGAACGATTTCCGACCTTGTGCCCATCCACCGAAGAGGCTTCGCTATGTCGATGTATTCGGTGGGTTTTCTGCTTGGTCCAGCCGTGGGCCCTGTTGCTGGTAGCTTTCTGGCTGCCGCAAAGGGATGGCGATGGGTATTCTGGTTGTTACTTATTCTG AATGGCACTATGGGGGTGATTTGCGCCCTGACATACACAGAGACATATGCCCCCGTCATCCTGGAACGGAAGGTCAAGAAACTCCGTAAAAAGACTGGGAACCAGGCCTTGTACGCAAAAGATCAACGCCAGCTGCCAGTGCGCACCGTTCTAAAGCGAGCAATCACTCGTCCTGTTAAGATGTTCTTATTCTGTCCGGTCGTCACCGGCTTGGCTGTGTACAATGCCGTCGTGTACGGCTTCACATATCTCCtcttctcaaccttctctGTCGTTTTCGAAGATCAGTATCATTTCGACCAGGGGAGGCTCGGCCTAGTTTATCTTGGTCTCGCAATCGGTTTCTTGGTGTCCCTGAGTATCGCCAGTGTGGTCAACGATCGGACACACGCGCGCCTAAGTAGGAAACACGGAGCACCGAAGCCAGA ATTTCGCTTGGAGTCCTTGATATACGGAGCCATTGCTATTCCCATCGGATTCTTCATCTATGGATGGACAGCTCAATATTATGTCGACAGTGCTGTTCCTATTGTTGCGACGGGTATTGTTGGTTTTGGAGTGATGTTCACTTTT ATACCATTCAATGTATACATGATCGACGCCTACACGAAGTATGCGGCGAGTGCCATCGCTGCCGGCAACATTTTACGAAGTCTTTCTGCTGCGCTCCTACCACTTGTTGGTGTACCGTTATATAATAGACTGGGGTATGGATGGGGAAACTCCCTCCTGGCATTTGTCTCCTTGGGGCTGGGAGCCATGTCTCTGCTTTTCCGCAAGTACGGTGAAGAGTGGCGGAGGAAGTTCTCGGTTCGGCTCGATTGA